A genome region from Maridesulfovibrio salexigens DSM 2638 includes the following:
- a CDS encoding secondary thiamine-phosphate synthase enzyme YjbQ: protein MKSYRKELWFEVPGRRAFINITPKVEECLAESGVKEGLCLVNAMHITASVFINDDESGLHHDYEVWLEKLAPHEPVSQYRHNGYEDNADAHMKRQVMGREVVVAITEGQLDFGTWEQIFYGEFDGGRRKRVLVKIIGE, encoded by the coding sequence ATGAAATCTTACAGAAAGGAATTGTGGTTTGAGGTTCCGGGCAGGAGGGCGTTTATCAATATTACGCCAAAAGTTGAGGAATGCCTTGCCGAATCAGGGGTAAAGGAAGGTTTATGTCTGGTCAACGCCATGCACATTACAGCCAGTGTTTTTATTAATGATGATGAATCCGGTCTGCATCATGATTACGAAGTCTGGCTTGAAAAGCTGGCTCCTCATGAACCGGTCAGCCAGTATCGGCATAACGGCTATGAAGATAATGCCGATGCGCATATGAAGCGGCAGGTCATGGGGCGTGAAGTTGTAGTCGCCATTACTGAAGGGCAGCTCGATTTCGGAACTTGGGAACAGATTTTTTACGGAGAATTTGACGGCGGACGGCGTAAAAGGGTTCTGGTTAAAATTATAGGTGAGTAA